The following are encoded in a window of Novosphingobium sp. ZN18A2 genomic DNA:
- a CDS encoding MT-A70 family methyltransferase codes for MFSSDGPLAAHLDLIRTARGKQFGTVLADPPWQFQNRTGKVAPEHKRLNRYGTMTLDEICALPVQEIAADPSHLYMWVPNALLPDGLKVMEAWGFRYVSNIVWHKVRKDGGSDGRGVGFYFRNVTELLLFGVRGKNARTLDAGRRQVNMIQSRKREHSRKPDEQYKIIEECSWGPRIELFSRGKRKGWTVWGNQADDSYAPDWATYGYNSATAIPAE; via the coding sequence ATGTTCTCATCAGATGGTCCACTCGCCGCGCATCTTGATCTTATTCGAACTGCGCGTGGCAAGCAGTTCGGGACAGTTCTTGCTGATCCACCGTGGCAGTTTCAGAACCGCACTGGCAAGGTTGCACCCGAACACAAGCGTCTCAACCGCTATGGAACGATGACGCTTGACGAAATTTGCGCTTTGCCAGTGCAGGAAATTGCCGCTGATCCGTCGCATTTATATATGTGGGTACCTAACGCGTTGCTACCTGATGGCCTCAAGGTAATGGAGGCGTGGGGCTTTCGCTATGTTTCCAACATTGTCTGGCACAAAGTGCGGAAAGACGGCGGGTCAGACGGTCGCGGAGTAGGCTTCTATTTTCGTAACGTGACCGAACTCCTGTTGTTCGGTGTACGTGGAAAGAATGCGCGTACGCTCGATGCTGGACGTCGGCAGGTGAATATGATCCAGAGTCGAAAGCGCGAACACAGCCGCAAACCTGACGAACAATACAAGATTATTGAGGAATGTAGTTGGGGGCCACGCATCGAATTGTTCAGCCGAGGTAAGCGTAAAGGCTGGACCGTTTGGGGCAACCAGGCAGATGATAGTTATGCCCCTGATTGGGCGACTTACGGCTATAACAGTGCTACGGCGATTCCGGCAGAATAA
- a CDS encoding ribonucleotide-diphosphate reductase subunit beta produces MSLLEARKVYKPFEYPWAYDFWKRQQQVHWMPEEVPLGEDCRDWAQKLSEHERSLLTQIFRFFTQADVEVQDCYHEKYGRVFKPTEVKMMLAAFSNMETIHIAAYSHLLDTIGMPEAEYSAFLDYTEMADKANYMHTFGVESDEDIARTLAMFGGFTEGMQLFASFAMLMNFPRFNKMKGMGQIISWSVRDESLHCEGITRLFHAFTAERDCLTKAVKEDIIDCCQKTVRLEDAFIDLAFEMGPVPGMSAKDIKRYIRYIADWRLGQLGFQPIYMIEDHPLPWLTPLLNGVEHANFFETRATEYSKGATRGNWQDVWSSFDSRRKAKANDVVDDAGEDDGEDMFSKAGIAAE; encoded by the coding sequence ATGTCCCTTCTCGAAGCCCGCAAGGTTTACAAGCCGTTCGAATATCCCTGGGCCTACGATTTCTGGAAGCGCCAGCAGCAGGTGCACTGGATGCCCGAAGAAGTGCCGCTGGGCGAGGATTGCCGCGACTGGGCGCAGAAGCTTTCAGAGCATGAGCGCAGCCTGCTCACGCAGATATTCCGCTTTTTCACGCAGGCGGACGTGGAAGTGCAGGATTGCTATCACGAAAAATACGGCCGCGTGTTCAAGCCGACCGAAGTGAAGATGATGCTGGCTGCGTTCTCCAATATGGAGACGATCCACATCGCCGCCTATTCGCACCTTCTCGATACCATCGGAATGCCGGAAGCCGAATATTCGGCCTTCCTTGACTATACCGAGATGGCCGACAAGGCGAACTACATGCACACATTCGGCGTGGAATCGGACGAGGATATCGCCCGCACGCTGGCGATGTTCGGCGGCTTTACCGAAGGGATGCAGCTTTTCGCCAGCTTCGCCATGCTGATGAACTTCCCGCGCTTCAACAAGATGAAGGGCATGGGCCAGATCATCAGTTGGTCGGTGCGCGATGAAAGCCTGCACTGCGAAGGCATCACGCGCCTTTTCCACGCTTTTACCGCCGAACGCGACTGCCTGACCAAGGCGGTGAAGGAAGACATCATCGATTGCTGCCAGAAGACCGTGCGGCTGGAAGATGCCTTCATCGACCTGGCGTTTGAAATGGGGCCGGTTCCGGGGATGAGCGCCAAGGACATCAAGCGCTACATCCGCTATATCGCCGACTGGCGGCTGGGCCAGCTCGGCTTCCAGCCGATCTACATGATCGAGGATCACCCGCTGCCGTGGCTGACCCCGCTGCTGAACGGGGTGGAACACGCCAACTTCTTCGAAACGCGCGCCACCGAATATTCGAAGGGCGCAACGCGCGGCAACTGGCAGGACGTGTGGTCCAGCTTCGACAGCCGCCGCAAGGCGAAGGCCAACGACGTTGTAGACGACGCGGGCGAGGACGACGGCGAGGACATGTTCTCGAAGGCGGGAATCGCGGCGGAGTAG
- a CDS encoding PepSY domain-containing protein, whose translation MRKWHRWISVFFGVFLLWIAVTGVLSQVAVLWPAGTEAAAPPAPPAGFACPEGWRCLPPRADAGGIRSMVGLFHHLHSGETFGPLGTAISVLSGLVMVFFSFSGLWMYIVMFRNRAKRNIKPGWFWK comes from the coding sequence ATGCGCAAGTGGCACCGCTGGATTTCAGTGTTTTTCGGAGTGTTCCTGCTGTGGATCGCGGTAACCGGCGTGCTCAGCCAGGTCGCGGTCCTGTGGCCGGCGGGAACGGAAGCCGCGGCGCCGCCCGCGCCGCCCGCCGGGTTCGCGTGTCCCGAAGGCTGGCGCTGCCTGCCCCCGCGCGCCGATGCCGGCGGCATCCGCAGCATGGTGGGCCTGTTCCATCACCTGCATTCGGGCGAGACGTTCGGGCCGTTGGGCACCGCGATCTCTGTGCTGTCGGGCCTTGTGATGGTGTTCTTCAGCTTTTCGGGGCTGTGGATGTACATCGTCATGTTCCGCAACCGCGCGAAGCGGAACATAAAGCCCGGCTGGTTCTGGAAATAA
- a CDS encoding ribonucleoside-diphosphate reductase subunit alpha, giving the protein MDFRAGDGSVAHDATDLDEAAMSATDTGPKETRAPDKASDNADADAAVADKTGAAMNMDAKDSGSEALVDAMAAGVSAAAAAAVAAEPKSDSKTINARRFNIVTDPARDAKLTAFGKETLDDRYLLPNETYQDLFARVADAYADDAEHAQRLYDYISNLWFMPATPVLSNGGTGRGLPISCYLNSVDDSLEGIVGTWNENVWLASRGGGIGTYWGAVRGIGEPVGLNGKTSGIIPFVRVMDSLTLAISQGSLRRGSAACYLDISHPEIEEFLEIRKPSGDFNRKALNLHHGVLLTDEFMEAVRDGAEFELKSPRDGSVRGSVDARSLFQKLVETRLATGEPYIVFSDTVNRMMPKHHRELGLKVSTSNLCSEITLPTGRDHLGNDRTAVCCLSSLNLETWDEWNADKLFIEDVLRFLDNVLQDYIDRAPDEMARAKYSAARERSVGMGVMGFHSFLQQKGIGFETAMAKAWNMKMFRHISSKADEASIMLAQERGACPDAAEMGMMQRFSCKMAIAPTASISIICGGTSACIEPIPANIYTHKTLSGSFVVKNPYLEKLLQSKSKDSNNVWNSILERGGSVQHLDFLSPEEKAVYKTSFEIDQRWLLEFAADRTPYIDQAQSLNLYIPADVDKWDLAMLHFQAWEKGIKSLYYLRSKSVQRAGFAGGVEADNTPEAAKYELGQQTDYEECLACQ; this is encoded by the coding sequence ATGGATTTCAGGGCTGGAGACGGTTCGGTGGCGCACGATGCGACGGATCTGGACGAAGCGGCAATGTCGGCAACCGATACGGGGCCGAAAGAGACGCGGGCGCCGGACAAGGCATCGGATAACGCCGACGCGGATGCGGCCGTTGCGGACAAGACAGGTGCGGCGATGAACATGGATGCGAAGGATTCGGGATCGGAGGCGCTGGTAGACGCCATGGCGGCGGGCGTGAGCGCGGCCGCAGCGGCGGCTGTCGCGGCCGAACCGAAGAGCGATTCAAAGACGATCAACGCCCGGCGTTTCAACATCGTCACCGATCCCGCGCGCGATGCGAAGCTGACCGCGTTCGGGAAAGAGACGCTGGACGACCGCTACCTGCTGCCGAACGAAACCTATCAGGACCTGTTCGCGCGCGTCGCCGATGCCTATGCCGACGATGCCGAACACGCGCAGCGGCTTTACGACTATATTTCCAACCTGTGGTTCATGCCGGCAACGCCCGTGCTGTCCAACGGCGGCACCGGGCGCGGGCTGCCGATCAGCTGCTATCTCAATTCGGTGGACGACAGCCTGGAAGGCATCGTCGGCACCTGGAACGAGAACGTGTGGCTGGCTAGCCGCGGCGGCGGCATCGGCACCTATTGGGGCGCGGTGCGCGGCATCGGAGAGCCGGTGGGCCTTAACGGCAAGACCAGCGGCATCATCCCCTTCGTGCGCGTGATGGACAGCCTGACGCTTGCCATTTCGCAAGGGTCGCTGCGGCGCGGTTCGGCCGCCTGCTATCTCGACATCTCGCACCCCGAGATCGAGGAGTTCCTTGAAATCCGCAAGCCTTCGGGCGACTTCAACCGCAAGGCGCTGAACCTGCACCACGGCGTGCTGCTGACCGACGAGTTCATGGAAGCGGTGCGCGACGGGGCCGAGTTCGAGCTGAAAAGCCCGCGCGACGGCAGCGTGCGTGGCTCGGTCGATGCGCGCAGCCTGTTCCAGAAGCTGGTCGAAACGCGGCTGGCCACGGGCGAGCCCTACATCGTGTTCTCGGACACGGTGAACCGCATGATGCCCAAGCATCACCGCGAACTGGGCCTGAAGGTTTCCACCTCGAACCTGTGCAGCGAGATCACGCTGCCCACCGGGCGCGACCACCTGGGCAACGACCGCACGGCGGTGTGCTGCCTGTCGTCGCTCAACCTGGAAACCTGGGACGAATGGAACGCCGACAAGCTCTTCATCGAAGACGTGCTGCGCTTCCTCGACAACGTGCTGCAGGACTATATCGACCGCGCACCGGACGAGATGGCCCGCGCCAAGTATTCGGCCGCACGCGAACGGTCTGTCGGCATGGGCGTGATGGGCTTCCACTCGTTCCTGCAGCAGAAGGGCATCGGCTTCGAAACGGCGATGGCCAAGGCGTGGAACATGAAGATGTTCCGCCATATCAGTTCGAAGGCGGACGAAGCCTCCATCATGCTCGCGCAGGAACGCGGGGCGTGCCCGGACGCGGCCGAAATGGGCATGATGCAGCGTTTCAGCTGCAAGATGGCGATCGCGCCGACCGCGTCGATCAGCATCATCTGCGGCGGCACCAGCGCCTGCATCGAGCCGATCCCCGCGAACATCTATACCCACAAGACGCTGTCGGGCAGCTTCGTGGTGAAGAACCCCTATCTTGAAAAGCTGCTGCAATCGAAAAGCAAGGATTCCAACAACGTGTGGAATTCGATCCTTGAGCGCGGCGGCTCGGTCCAGCACCTCGATTTCCTCTCGCCGGAGGAAAAGGCGGTTTACAAGACCAGCTTCGAGATCGACCAGCGCTGGCTGCTGGAATTCGCGGCGGACCGCACGCCCTATATCGACCAGGCCCAGTCGCTGAACCTCTATATCCCGGCCGACGTGGACAAGTGGGATCTGGCCATGCTGCACTTCCAGGCGTGGGAAAAGGGCATCAAGTCGCTCTATTACCTCCGCTCCAAATCGGTGCAGCGCGCCGGGTTCGCCGGCGGGGTGGAAGCCGACAACACGCCCGAGGCCGCGAAGTACGAGCTTGGGCAGCAAACCGATTACGAGGAATGCCTCGCCTGCCAGTGA
- a CDS encoding GlsB/YeaQ/YmgE family stress response membrane protein, producing the protein MINILSTVLSGLVIGILARFFYPGAVEMGWLLTIGLGVAGSLLAGLVTTRGKMNQGFHMAGWIASIIGAMVLIFVARLIGLG; encoded by the coding sequence ATGATCAATATCCTGTCGACTGTCCTGTCCGGTCTGGTGATCGGCATCCTTGCCCGCTTCTTCTATCCCGGCGCGGTGGAGATGGGCTGGTTGCTGACCATCGGACTGGGCGTTGCCGGTTCGCTGCTGGCCGGGCTTGTGACCACGCGCGGCAAGATGAACCAGGGCTTCCACATGGCCGGCTGGATCGCCTCGATCATCGGCGCGATGGTGCTGATCTTCGTCGCGCGCCTTATCGGCCTGGGCTGA